ATTACACCAGCAATTCTTTCATGAACTGCAACCTCAACTCGATGCGTTCCTTCTCCTTATCGAAGGAGTAGTAGTCTTCCGCGTAGATATCGTGGTTCAATTCAGAATAGTACGTAATAACCGACTCAGAGTCGATCGACGATACGTCGTCGTGGAAGCCATCGGCCTGGGCCAACGAGGTGCCGGCAAAGTTGCGGAAGTTGGTGGGGTTGTTCAAGAGATATTCGTCATCAAAGAACGGAGTCTGCTTCGGCTGCGGTTGTGATGGGGTGGAAGATGTGGAACTTTGACTGGTGTAACTGCTGGTGCTATTGGTGCTGTTTTTACTCAAGGCATCGGAACAAGTGGCGGTGATGAGGGACTCGTTGGACTTTTTGCTCTTGAAAGAAAGCCGTCTGAGTAAGCTTTGTTTCTTGGTTCTTTTCACCTCGGCTGGGCAATCAAACAGAATCGtgttggttttggtatCGAGGTAATAGTATTGGTTCAAGGTGGAGTCGAACTGGAGTTTCCAGTTACAGCCTTTTGTCATGATATGATTTGGATGATGCCAGGGGGATATACGGGTGTTTATATATTTTCGCCGCCGTAAATTGATTAATCATATTTTTGCAGTTGA
The sequence above is drawn from the Yamadazyma tenuis chromosome 3, complete sequence genome and encodes:
- a CDS encoding uncharacterized protein (EggNog:ENOG503PT7Y); this encodes MTKGCNWKLQFDSTLNQYYYLDTKTNTISFDCPAEVKRTKKQSLLRRLSFKSKKSNESLITATCSDALSKNSTNSTSSYTSQSSTSSTPSQPQPKQTPFFDDEYLLNNPTNFRNFAGTSLAQADGFHDDVSSIDSESVITYYSELNHDIYAEDYYSFDKEKERIELRLQFMKELSV